One Sodalinema gerasimenkoae IPPAS B-353 DNA segment encodes these proteins:
- a CDS encoding extracellular solute-binding protein, producing the protein MSVSRRSLLTGAIALGVAQLLTGCQTAPDQRLLVKFLRDAVPPPMLGEFRRFLGRRVSLDFSPEPQLADLFEALVRWQHQETEISDNGWGWLPWGRSPQIPHLSLLGHSWLSRAIEAELIQPLNSQAWQNWDNLPDDPIPWRDLARQGDRLWGAPYRWGTTAIVYRKDKFARLGWTPQDWSDLWREEVRGRVALLDSPREVIGLTLKKLGYSYNHDSPQDVPELLAELQTLQQQLLFYSSTAFQQPLLRGDVWVAQGYSRDILAIPQYGQQLAAVVPKSGTALWADYWVRPAGATVQGLGDRWIDFCWQPRIAQQLSLLGFAASPQVLGTAQADLPEALRKDPVLLPEGDRLQRSEFIDLDLGDASLNQYRQIWQQLRRGE; encoded by the coding sequence TTGTCTGTTAGTCGCCGCTCTCTCCTAACTGGTGCGATCGCCTTAGGAGTTGCCCAACTCCTGACGGGATGTCAAACTGCGCCAGACCAGCGTCTGCTGGTGAAGTTCCTCCGGGATGCTGTTCCACCTCCGATGTTGGGAGAATTTCGTCGTTTTTTGGGACGACGGGTCAGTTTGGACTTTTCCCCTGAGCCTCAGTTAGCGGATTTGTTTGAGGCATTGGTCCGTTGGCAGCATCAGGAAACGGAGATATCTGACAATGGCTGGGGATGGCTTCCCTGGGGGCGATCGCCGCAAATCCCCCATTTAAGCCTGCTCGGTCACAGTTGGCTCTCCAGGGCCATTGAGGCGGAGTTAATTCAGCCTCTGAACAGTCAAGCCTGGCAAAACTGGGACAATCTCCCTGACGATCCCATTCCTTGGCGGGACTTAGCTCGTCAAGGCGATCGCCTCTGGGGGGCCCCCTATCGTTGGGGAACCACCGCCATTGTCTATCGCAAGGATAAGTTTGCTCGCTTAGGTTGGACGCCCCAGGATTGGTCAGATTTATGGCGGGAGGAGGTACGAGGACGAGTGGCCCTATTGGATAGTCCCCGGGAGGTAATTGGCTTAACCCTAAAAAAATTAGGCTATTCCTACAACCATGACAGTCCCCAGGATGTCCCAGAGTTATTGGCGGAACTCCAGACTCTTCAGCAGCAACTGTTGTTTTATTCATCAACTGCCTTTCAGCAGCCTCTACTTCGGGGAGATGTTTGGGTGGCCCAGGGTTACTCGCGAGATATCCTAGCGATTCCTCAATATGGGCAACAGTTAGCGGCGGTGGTTCCCAAGTCAGGGACGGCCCTCTGGGCTGATTACTGGGTGCGTCCAGCGGGAGCGACGGTACAGGGGTTAGGCGATCGTTGGATCGACTTCTGCTGGCAACCCCGCATCGCCCAACAGCTTTCGTTATTAGGGTTTGCCGCCTCTCCCCAGGTTCTCGGGACGGCTCAAGCAGATCTCCCGGAAGCCTTACGGAAAGATCCCGTCCTTCTCCCCGAGGGCGATCGGCTACAACGCAGCGAATTTATTGACTTAGACTTAGGGGACGCGAGTTTAAATCAATATCGACAAATCTGGCAGCAGTTACGGCGAGGGGAATAG